TTCTTTTTTATTGGCAACTACAGGGAATATTAATAGGAAACCGAGCCATTGTCATGTTAAAATAAGGGTAAGTTGTAAAGGGGACGATTGTAAATGGATAAGGAAGAACTCATTAACGACGTTTCTCAGAAGATGAAGCTGATTCGCGTGGAGTATGGCTATACGCAAAACCGGATGGCTGATGTTTTGGGTCTGTCTAAAAAAACTCTTGTCCAAATTGAAAAAGAACGGACATCGGCGAGCTGGACTACTGTAGTTGCTGTATGTGCATTATTTCAAGACAGCGAAGTTTTAAAGAATTTACTTGGTGACGCTCCATTAGAGATTACTGAAACCATTGCCCATCAGGAAATTGATCACCCTGTAGGAAAAACAATGGGTGGGAAGGTATGGTGGACAACCTTGCGGGAGGAAAAAGGCTTTACTCTCCAGCAAAACATCATAAGCCAGCATTATCGAATTATTGACAACGAATTTCAGCGTTGGTTCTCTACCTTCGATGAAAATGATGCCGCTATGCGTTTCAAGCAGCTGACCAACAAATAAAAAACCCCTTCAAAGCGAAGGGGGATTAACCTTATTCATGTTTCAAAGGATCTCCGTCAAATGGAAGATCTGCAATTTTAATGGAATCGGTCGGACAGCCTTCGAAAGCATCCTCCATATCATCTTCCCAAACCTCTGGGACTTCCTCCTGGCCTTTGTTATCATCAAGTACAACAAAAGCAATTCCTTCGTCGTCGTAATCAAATATATCCGGAGCTGCGGCCCCACAAGCGCCGCAGGCTATGCATGTATCCTGATCAACAATGGTATATTTCCCCATGTTTTGAACCTCCTCAATGTATGCGCGTAGAAGCTGTTGTTTAGAGGATCAAGCTTCTTTACAATATTATTGTAAATCGGTCATGGGAACTTTTCAATAGATGCCCTTAAGCATAAAGAAGGAGGACTTCCATGTTTTTTACTATCTTACTCTCATGTGTAGACGCCATGAATGGGGAAAGAACAATCTCAGGAATACATAATCTTCTGACTGGAAAACGCTCCTCACAAACACTTCAAGATTCAAAAGGTTACCGCTTGGATCATTTTTTTGGTATTTATCCTTCGCTTGAAAAGAAGCGATTAAAACGTATATTTGAGAAGCTTGCCGACAAGCAGATTCTCGTAATTGATCAACATCAATATCCATTTCTGGTACAGAAGGGGAAAAACTTTCTCTTACAGCAGGGGACTTCAGATTTCTATTTTAGTGGCCTGAGAAACCAGCAGGCTGTGCAACTATTAAAAAGCCGATTTCTGTTATTGGTTCAGACGGTCGCTAACGTCAATTCCGGGAAACGTAATTTTTTCCCGGTGATAGAGGATCGCAAAGTCCAGCTTTGGGTTAAGAGCTTTTATAAACAGCATGTCAAGAATAAAAGCAATTCAGCGTTCCTCATCTATGAAGAAATGTTTTCGCTCATAGACGACTTAGAAGATCTTGAGGCAGAATTGTTCACGTATCGATTGTCAGGTGGACCTGTTATTGGTTTTACAAGGGAACAGCTGGCACGATTCTGTCAGATCACAATCGAAGAGGTAGATATAAGGCTTGAACATGTATTCCATTATATTTATTCTAAGCTAAGCCAGTCCCCTCAATCTTTCCCGAAACTAAGGTATTGCGTGGACGATTTACACCCTTCTTCTCTTGTTACCCAGTCTTCAGAGAAAACCTTTCAGTTCCTAAAACACGGGTTGTCATTAGAAGAGATTGCAGGAAAAAGAAATCTTAAGGTCAGTACAATTCAAGATCATATCGTGGAAGCAGCGTTAGTCATGAAGAATTTTCCAATTGAGCAGTTTATTGATTATGAAGATCAAATGCTTATTTTTCATGCGGCCGAAAGTTTAAAAACGATGAAGCTAAAATCTATTTATCAGTATTTGGACGGCCGTTACACTTATTTTCAATTAAGAATTGTATTGGCCAAAAAGCAGCACGAAACCGATCAGGGAGGCAGTTATGCAAGTGCAGAACATTGAAGAGTATTTGTGGGCTCATTTTGGTTATAAAAACTTCAGAGAAGGGCAGCGCCCCATTATTGAAGATGTACTGAATGGAAATGATGTGCTCGGTATTTTGCCGACTGGTACGGGAAAGTCATTGTGCTACCAATTGCCTGCTCTTATCTTTCAAGGAGCAACCCTAGTTGTTTCCCCTCTGATTTCATTAATGTCAGACCAGGAAAAACAATTGAAAGCAGTGGGTATTAAAAAAGTAGTCGCTATAAACAGTTTTTTGAACCCGCAAGAGAGAACCGAAGTTCTGAAACGGCTACACGATTATAAATTGATTTACTTGTCACCGGAAATGCTGCAAAATCAAAGGATGTTACAAGCATTAAAGAAGCTTCCCATTGACTTGTTTGTGATTGATGAAGCCCACTGTATTTCACAATGGGGCCATGAATTTCGCACAGACTATTTGAAGTTAGACCAGATTATTCATGAATTAGCAGATCCCCCGGTGCTTGCTTTAAGCGCAACGGCTACCCCAGAAGTGCAGGAAGATATATTCAAGCAGCTTAAGAAACCGAACATGATAAAAAGGGTACATTCTATGGATAAAATAAATGTCAGTTTTGCTGTGGAACACATGTCGTCTGCGGAGGAGAAGATTGAACGGATTGCTGAAATTCTGAGCGGCAGGAAAGCCGCCTGCATGATTTATTTCTCAAGCCGGCAATGGGCCGAGCGCGCTGCTTCAGCATTACAGCAAAAATTATCGCAGAGAATTGCGTTTTATCATGGAGGGATGGAACAGACGGATCGTTTATTAATCCAGCAGCAATTCATGAATGATCAGCTTGATATCGTCTGCTGTACAAGTGCATTTGGAATGGGCTTGGATAAGCCGGATATCCGTTATGTTATTCACTTTCATGTTCCTACCCAGATTGAATCATTTATCCAGGAAGTAGGACGGGCAGGAAGAGACGGTAAGCCATGTGCCAGTCTTGTCCTATTTACACATAGAGACTATTACCTGCCGCAAATGCTCATTCAAAGCGAGCTTCCTGAAACAAATGAACTTCACAAGATATTTAGGGTGTTGGATACCTTCCGAAATAAACCATTGCCTCACAAAGAAGAAATTGTGCAAGTAATGGAATTATCAGAATCTCAATGGAATTTTATTAAATATCAACTGGAAAAGCATGGATGCTATTCCGATGGAAAAATCTCAGGAAGCATAGAAGAATGGGAAAGAATGCAAACAAAGGTGGAACAATTTCTTAAGGAGAGATGGCACTATAAACAAGGGAAATTAAAAGAAATGATAAACTGGGTACATCACAAAGGGTGTAAAAGAAAAAAGCTGTATGAACCTTTTCAGGATCATATAAGACCTCCCTATGTTCCTTGTTGCGATTCTTGCGGTTTTAATATCGCAGATTTACAAGTGGAAAACTGGGAAGAGAGTTCAAGCGTAGATTCGTGGCAGTCTCGTCTGCGTAAAATGTTTCAGCAGGAAGATCATTATGAAATTTTCTGAGCAAGCAGAATTCATTAAGCAGCTCTCCGATCGGCAAGTCACTGTCCAGCTTGTGCTTACCCAGTTTGTAATCTTATTTGCAGCCATCCTAGTCAGTTTGTTTTTGTTTGATTCTTTTCTTTTAGATTGGAGAAATCTCTTCCGCTTTCATTCTGGTGAGTGGCTAAAATACGGGGTTGGTTCAGCAGTGCTCGTATTAATCATTGATCTACTGATGCTTCGTCTTATTCCTAAAAGGTATTATGATGATGGGGGCATCAATGAAAAGGTATTTCAAAACCGGTCTTTAGGATCAATAATTGCTGTCACCTTATTAGTAGCAGTTTGTGAGGAAATGCTGTTCAGAGGGGTCATCCAGAAAGAATTTGGTTATTTTGTTGCAAGTCTATTATTTGCGCTTATGCACTTCAGATATTTGGCTAAGCTTTTGCTACTGGGCTCTGTAGTTTTCGTCAGTTTTTTTCTAGGGTGGTTATTTGAAATAACGGACAGTATCACCGTAACAATTACGACTCATTTTATCGTGGATGTCATTTTAGCATTATGGATTAGATATAGACAAAGAGGTGATCTGGTTGGTGCAGCAAACGAATCAAGATGAAAAGCAAAAAGAAGCCCCTGAATATGAAATGGATGTGTTAAACCTTCCCCCAAGAAAAGAAGTTCATGCGAACAAGAAGGCAAAAACAAAATGGAAGTTGAATTTTATTTTTTTCAGAGTCCTTATCTTAATCATTATCCTTCTAGTCATGATCGCTTTATCCTATCGTTACTGGGGCGGCTGGCTGGAACCAGTCTTTGGAAGCAATCCTATTCATCAAACGACGTCATATGGGCTGGAACAAAATCAAACCCATTTTGTCTTAATTCAGAATGCAGGTATGGAAAAGAGCTTCCGGTCTTAATGGAAGCTCTTTGTTCACCGTTAGAAAATCTGTTTACGGTCTCTTTCAAATTTAAGGATTTCGACTGCCTCTCTAAACCGTTGTGAATGAACAATTTCTCTTTCCCTAAGAAATTTCAGCCCGTCGTTTAAATCGGGGTCATCGGACATATTAATGATCCATTGGTAAGTAGCACGTGCTTTTTCTTCAGCAGCGATATCTTCATATAAGTCAGCAATGGGGTCTCCTTTTGCTTGAATATAAGTGGCCGTCCAAGGAGAGCCGGAAGCATTATTATAAAAGAGTGCATTATCGTGGTTCACATATTGATCCTCAAGACCTGCTGCTTTCATCATCTCAGGTGTGGCATCCTTTGTTAATTTATAAACCATCGTCGCAATCATTTCTAAGTGGGCGAATTCTTCTGTACCAATATCCGTCAATAAACCAATCACTTTATCCGGAATGGAATAACGCTGGTTTAAGTAACGCAGCGCTGCAGACAGTTCTCCATCTGCACCTCCATATTGTTCAATGAGATATTTCGCAAGACGTGGGTTGCACTCACTGACTCTGACAGGATACTGAAGTTTTTTTTCATAATACCACACGAGAATGTCCTCCTATAGAAGAATTATAGTTGCCACGGCCAAGGTGAATCCTTCCAATTCCAGGGATAACCTGAAAAACTTGCCCCAAATTGTCTCAAAGGTCCAAAACACTGCTCATAATAGTTTTTCAGCTCGTGACTTTGGGCAGCCAGTTCGTTAAATTGCTGTACAGCCTGAGCGTCTTGTGGGTGAGTATCTAAATAAAGGGTCAGCTCAACTAAAGCAAAATCCACCTGTTGAATTTTTTCCATTAATTCATAACGATTCGGTGCCGTTTTCCCTTGCTGATCCATCAGCTTTCTCCTTTCACAGCAGGATAAGGGTCATAAAAGCACGGCCAAAGCGTACCACGGCAGAGTGCTTCCTGAAGAGAAAATTGAGGCAATCCTGGCTGCTGAAATCCAACATACAGCTGGGGCGGTGTAGAGAAACATTTAATTTCTATAGGTGGACATGGATCGAATGGTCCATAATAGGGCCTGTAGCATTTAACAGGAGTGTACAAAAATATCACCTCTTTAGTCTTGTCAACAAACTTTATGTAGATAAAGCTTGGACTATTCTACTAGGAAGGCAGGATTTTCACAAAGTAAAGAAGAACTAATAATTATGTATGTAAAAAAAAGGAGAGGGAAGCTATGTTTGTAAAAAGTTTAATGAAACCACCGCACAAGTCACTCACAGCAGACGTTCATACGTCATTAGCACATATTCTGGAGATTTTGAATAAAGAAGATATTCAGGCTATGCCTGTGCTGGATGGTCAGAGATTCACAGGTATGATCTCCAAGGAGATTATTTACCGCTCCTTTTTTGAGAATGGAAAAGACAAAGAGGATTTCTTACTTTCTACTGAAGCAAAAGATATCGTAGAAAAAGAGGATTATTTCATTCATAATGAGGAAGTGTTTGAACGCACTCTTCCTGCATTTAAAGGTTTTCCGGTATTAGCTGTAGTCGATGAACACAGAAATTTTTTAGGGCTGGTGACCAGATTTGATGTAATTGAACAGTTTGAAAGTGCTTTTGGTATTCGGAAGAAAGGAATTCGTATTGCTTTTACTTCCGAAGAATCAGTAGGCAGAATCGAGCGATTAGGTGATATTATTAGAAATTATCACGAGAATGTGATCTCTCTCGCTACCTTCGATGAAACCGATAAATTAGCGAGACGAATCGTTTTAAAAGTAGAAAAAAATAATAATATCGAACAATTTACGAAAAAGCTGGAGAAAACCGGATTTCGAATATTAAGTGTAAAAGAAGTGTAGAAGTTAGAAAAAACCACTGAATCGGGGTTATCCGTTTTAGTGGTTTTTCCTGGCTGATTTATTATATAATGCGGGTTATATCGAATGCAGGAGTGTTGTGAGTTGGAATGGTTCCTGAGTCTCATAGGAGCAGCTGCTCTATTATTGATGTACATGTATTTTAAAGCACGTGGAAATTATATAGATAAACATGAGATTTACCATCATGCGTCCAAGCGGCTGAACATTTTCTTTATTTCAGACGTTCATAACCGGGTAATCAACGAGAAAATGCTTCGCAGGGTCGAAGATAATGTAGATGTTGTAATTGTCGGAGGAGATTTAGTCGATAAACGCGTGCCCTTGCACAGGCTCATCACGAATGTGAAGCGATTGAAACGCTGGGGAGCGCCTGTCTATTTTATTCCAGGGAATAATGATCATGAACTGACTGAAGCCAGGATCGTAGATGTATTAAAAAATGAATCAGTCCATGTGTTATCCAATCAGGATGTAAAACTCTCCTTTGACGACCGTCTTCCGTGCACCCTTAGTGGAGTGGATCCCTATTACCTTACCTCCCGCAGGCATGCCAGCTATATCCATGATACAAAGGATTTTCATTTGTTAGTTGTCCATGATCCTTATGTGTTTCAAAAGATGAATAAGGAAGATAGAGACAGGTTCAGCTTAGTGCTGACAGGACATACTCACGGAGGGCAGATTCGTTTGTTTGGTTTTGGTCCTTATACCCGCGGAGGGTGGTTTACTAAAGAAGACTATACTCTGCTGATTAGTGAAGGGTACGGTACTTCTGCAGTACCATTGCGTTTAAGTACGAGAGCGGAATGCCACATGATCTATTTGCTTCCTGAACGTGAGGATAGGTATTAGTTAAAAAAGAATATACAAATTTTACACAATAATTTTCTTTCACTTATAATAATAGTAAAAAGTTGTATGTGGAGGAAGGGATTATGGCAGCTACGAAAGGAAAGTATAACATTAAAGCAATTTCCCAAATGATAGGGGTGCAGCCCGGCACATTAAGAGCTTGGGAACGACGTTACCAGATGATACGTCCCGTACGCAATGATGTCGGCCACAGACTTTATACGGACGAACATCTTCGTATTTTAAAATGGCTGAAAGAAAAGGTTAATAAGGGATTTACCATTTCCCAAGCAGTAGCACTTATGGAAAATAATGAAGAAGCCGTCATGCATTCTCACTATGATGCAGATCAAAGTGAATTGGGAAAAATCGGAGACGATTTACTTGATGCCCTGCTGTCCTTTAATGAGAAAGAAGCGCAGCATAATCTGGATCAGGCATTTAGTTTATTCTCTCCTGAAACGGTTGCTATTGATGTAATTGGCCCCCTTCTTGTTAAAATAGGAGACCTCTGGGAGACCAATGAAATTACAAGTGCCCATGAGCATTTTGCAAGTAATTTTCTGAGATCGCGGATGGGTATGATGCTAGTGTCTCTTCCTACTGATGCGATTCTTCCAAAAGCCGTTTTAGTTTGCGGACCAAATGAGAAGCACGAACTTGGACTATTAATTTTTGCGCTTTATTTGAAACGCAAAGGGTATGAAGTTATTTATCTTGGACAAAGCATAGCCGGGGGAGATATCGATGTTGTTATAAATGAAATAAACCCCAAATACTTATTTATGTCCTGTACGATGAAAAAAAATATCCCCATTTCCATTCGCTTAGCTGAAAGCTTACAAAAGAAGTTTCCTGAACTGAATATAGGCTTGGGCGGCTATGCCTATGAAGGACTCTCCGAAGTGGATAAAATAAGAATGGAGCCTTTTGTAGTGGGAAACAATAAGCGTGATTGGGAGATATGGCTGAATGATTGACTCCTTTTCCTTTTTTATAAAGTTGTCCCCCATCCAAATTGTCGTATATAATTTGAAAAAAGGTGCCAATATTGCGCCTAGCTTCATAAGATAAAGATAACACATAATTGAGACAGGGGGCGATCATGTGCGAGTTGAAAGAGTTACAAATGAAAAGTTTAAAATCTTTCTTACATTTGATGATTTAATGGATAGAGGGTTAACTCGTGATGAACTTTGGAGTGATCTTCCAAGGGTTCACCGTATCTTCAGCGATATGATGTATGATGCGGGAACAGAGCTTGGTGTTGAATTAAATGGCGTACTTCTTGTCCAAGTGTATCTTTTAAAAGCTCAGGGAATGCTTGTTGTAGTGACAAGGACTGAGGGAGATGAAATGGACGAAGACGAAGATTATATGGAAATGAAAGTCACTCTTGATGAAAGCAAAGAAATGATGTTTATCTTCAACGACTTTGAAGATATCATACAGGCGGGCATTCACCTGCATCAGTTGAATGTAACCGGCGGAAGTGTATTTTCTTATAACGGGGAATATTATATGCTTTTACAGGATGAAGATATTATTCATTTAGATTCTGAACAAGTTATTGCTTTGTTATCCGAGTTTGCTTCAGCTTCTGCTGCAACTTCCCACCGTTTAATGGAGTACGGCAAAGTCATTATGGACGGCCAGGCATGCGCGACAATTTTTCATCATTTTTCGAATTAATGCAGATAGAACGATGCTCAGCAGAAGCTTCGTTCTTTTTTATTTCAAATTCTCTTTTATCTTTCCATTTAGCATATTCGAAACACTTTGATAAAAGTCCAGGGCTGCTCGGCTGCATTTAATGAACTTTTGGGTCTGCTCCTGTGCTGGAAAAGATGATTCGGGTAAATGGAGAATGAAGGTTATTTTTAAAATAGAAGCTGTTGATTGAACGTGTTAAGATATATAATGGAGTTTATCTTATTTGGTAACCATTAGGGATTGGAGTGTATGGAATGAAGATTGCGGTTTTATACGGGGGACCTCAGGTGAAAGAGAAGTATCTCTTTCTACCGGTAAAGGGATCGTCAAAGCATTAAAAAATAAAGGTCATTCAGTGATAGGAATAGATTTTCAACCGGATCAAATAAAAGAAATTCTAAAACTTGACGTAGACTTGGTTTTCATAGGGTTACATGGAAAGTATGGAGAAGATGGCAAAATCCAAGGACTGCTTGATATGCTGGAAATCCCTTATGTAGGCTCAGGTGTCCTGGCATCGGCTTTAGCTATGGATAAGGCAAAATCCAAACAGGTTTTTAAATTAAATGGTATAAAAACAGCGAATAGCAAAACCTATGATATAGCGAAATCATTTGATAAAACAACAATTGCCAAAGATATCCGGTCTCAATTTTCACTGCCTTTTGTTATCAAACCGAACCAGGAGGGTTCGACCCTTGGCTTAACTATTGTTAAGCAAGAAGAGCAAATCGAGCAAGCCCTTGAGACAGCGGCAAAATCTGACCAGGTAATTTTAGTGGAGGAGTATGTGAAAGGGAGAGAAGTGACAGTTCCTGTCATCGGTCTTCCTGGGGAAGAACGAGCCCTCCCAGTAATTGAAATCATACCTAAGAATGAGTATTATGACTTTGATTCCAAATACCAGCCAGGTGGAAGCCAGCATATTGTTCCTGCTGAATTACAAGAAAGCTTAACAGAGCAATTAATGACGGAAGCTGTTCTCGCTCATCAACTGCTGGGCTGCAGCATTTATTCGCGCGTGGATTTCATAATCAATGAAAGAAATGAACCAGTTATTCTGGAAGTGAACACGCTTCCTGGAATGACGCCGACAAGCTTATTTCCAGACTCTGCCCAAGTCATTGGTTGGAGTTATGATGAACTAATTGAGAAATTTGTTGAACTTTCTGCAAAGAAGAAGAAACAGGCGTTGTAATCGCTTACAAAAAGATAGGAAAATAAGCGGTTCAATGCTTCCTTTCATAGGCTAGAACGTGTATACTATTGACTGAAAGATGACCCGAAGCCAATGGATTTGATATAGGAGGTAAATGGGATGGTAGCCGATAAGCCAGCAGATGCTGCAAATGAAAACAATGACCAGCTTGATGTTTTAAAATCTACTCAAACGGTGGTCAAAAAAGCTTTAGATAAATTAGGATATCCGAATGAAGTGTATGATCTACTGAAAGAACCGGTTCGAATGATGACTGTCCGCATTCCCGTGCGGATGG
This Halobacillus salinarum DNA region includes the following protein-coding sequences:
- a CDS encoding helix-turn-helix transcriptional regulator, yielding MDKEELINDVSQKMKLIRVEYGYTQNRMADVLGLSKKTLVQIEKERTSASWTTVVAVCALFQDSEVLKNLLGDAPLEITETIAHQEIDHPVGKTMGGKVWWTTLREEKGFTLQQNIISQHYRIIDNEFQRWFSTFDENDAAMRFKQLTNK
- a CDS encoding ferredoxin, which encodes MGKYTIVDQDTCIACGACGAAAPDIFDYDDEGIAFVVLDDNKGQEEVPEVWEDDMEDAFEGCPTDSIKIADLPFDGDPLKHE
- a CDS encoding helix-turn-helix domain-containing protein; translated protein: MFFTILLSCVDAMNGERTISGIHNLLTGKRSSQTLQDSKGYRLDHFFGIYPSLEKKRLKRIFEKLADKQILVIDQHQYPFLVQKGKNFLLQQGTSDFYFSGLRNQQAVQLLKSRFLLLVQTVANVNSGKRNFFPVIEDRKVQLWVKSFYKQHVKNKSNSAFLIYEEMFSLIDDLEDLEAELFTYRLSGGPVIGFTREQLARFCQITIEEVDIRLEHVFHYIYSKLSQSPQSFPKLRYCVDDLHPSSLVTQSSEKTFQFLKHGLSLEEIAGKRNLKVSTIQDHIVEAALVMKNFPIEQFIDYEDQMLIFHAAESLKTMKLKSIYQYLDGRYTYFQLRIVLAKKQHETDQGGSYASAEH
- a CDS encoding RecQ family ATP-dependent DNA helicase — protein: MQVQNIEEYLWAHFGYKNFREGQRPIIEDVLNGNDVLGILPTGTGKSLCYQLPALIFQGATLVVSPLISLMSDQEKQLKAVGIKKVVAINSFLNPQERTEVLKRLHDYKLIYLSPEMLQNQRMLQALKKLPIDLFVIDEAHCISQWGHEFRTDYLKLDQIIHELADPPVLALSATATPEVQEDIFKQLKKPNMIKRVHSMDKINVSFAVEHMSSAEEKIERIAEILSGRKAACMIYFSSRQWAERAASALQQKLSQRIAFYHGGMEQTDRLLIQQQFMNDQLDIVCCTSAFGMGLDKPDIRYVIHFHVPTQIESFIQEVGRAGRDGKPCASLVLFTHRDYYLPQMLIQSELPETNELHKIFRVLDTFRNKPLPHKEEIVQVMELSESQWNFIKYQLEKHGCYSDGKISGSIEEWERMQTKVEQFLKERWHYKQGKLKEMINWVHHKGCKRKKLYEPFQDHIRPPYVPCCDSCGFNIADLQVENWEESSSVDSWQSRLRKMFQQEDHYEIF
- a CDS encoding CPBP family intramembrane glutamic endopeptidase, with amino-acid sequence MKFSEQAEFIKQLSDRQVTVQLVLTQFVILFAAILVSLFLFDSFLLDWRNLFRFHSGEWLKYGVGSAVLVLIIDLLMLRLIPKRYYDDGGINEKVFQNRSLGSIIAVTLLVAVCEEMLFRGVIQKEFGYFVASLLFALMHFRYLAKLLLLGSVVFVSFFLGWLFEITDSITVTITTHFIVDVILALWIRYRQRGDLVGAANESR
- a CDS encoding manganese catalase family protein, with translation MWYYEKKLQYPVRVSECNPRLAKYLIEQYGGADGELSAALRYLNQRYSIPDKVIGLLTDIGTEEFAHLEMIATMVYKLTKDATPEMMKAAGLEDQYVNHDNALFYNNASGSPWTATYIQAKGDPIADLYEDIAAEEKARATYQWIINMSDDPDLNDGLKFLREREIVHSQRFREAVEILKFERDRKQIF
- a CDS encoding spore coat protein CotJB, which gives rise to MDQQGKTAPNRYELMEKIQQVDFALVELTLYLDTHPQDAQAVQQFNELAAQSHELKNYYEQCFGPLRQFGASFSGYPWNWKDSPWPWQL
- a CDS encoding spore coat associated protein CotJA translates to MYTPVKCYRPYYGPFDPCPPIEIKCFSTPPQLYVGFQQPGLPQFSLQEALCRGTLWPCFYDPYPAVKGES
- a CDS encoding CBS domain-containing protein; amino-acid sequence: MFVKSLMKPPHKSLTADVHTSLAHILEILNKEDIQAMPVLDGQRFTGMISKEIIYRSFFENGKDKEDFLLSTEAKDIVEKEDYFIHNEEVFERTLPAFKGFPVLAVVDEHRNFLGLVTRFDVIEQFESAFGIRKKGIRIAFTSEESVGRIERLGDIIRNYHENVISLATFDETDKLARRIVLKVEKNNNIEQFTKKLEKTGFRILSVKEV
- a CDS encoding metallophosphoesterase, which gives rise to MEWFLSLIGAAALLLMYMYFKARGNYIDKHEIYHHASKRLNIFFISDVHNRVINEKMLRRVEDNVDVVIVGGDLVDKRVPLHRLITNVKRLKRWGAPVYFIPGNNDHELTEARIVDVLKNESVHVLSNQDVKLSFDDRLPCTLSGVDPYYLTSRRHASYIHDTKDFHLLVVHDPYVFQKMNKEDRDRFSLVLTGHTHGGQIRLFGFGPYTRGGWFTKEDYTLLISEGYGTSAVPLRLSTRAECHMIYLLPEREDRY
- a CDS encoding MerR family transcriptional regulator → MAATKGKYNIKAISQMIGVQPGTLRAWERRYQMIRPVRNDVGHRLYTDEHLRILKWLKEKVNKGFTISQAVALMENNEEAVMHSHYDADQSELGKIGDDLLDALLSFNEKEAQHNLDQAFSLFSPETVAIDVIGPLLVKIGDLWETNEITSAHEHFASNFLRSRMGMMLVSLPTDAILPKAVLVCGPNEKHELGLLIFALYLKRKGYEVIYLGQSIAGGDIDVVINEINPKYLFMSCTMKKNIPISIRLAESLQKKFPELNIGLGGYAYEGLSEVDKIRMEPFVVGNNKRDWEIWLND
- a CDS encoding genetic competence negative regulator, with product MRVERVTNEKFKIFLTFDDLMDRGLTRDELWSDLPRVHRIFSDMMYDAGTELGVELNGVLLVQVYLLKAQGMLVVVTRTEGDEMDEDEDYMEMKVTLDESKEMMFIFNDFEDIIQAGIHLHQLNVTGGSVFSYNGEYYMLLQDEDIIHLDSEQVIALLSEFASASAATSHRLMEYGKVIMDGQACATIFHHFSN
- a CDS encoding D-alanine--D-alanine ligase — translated: MVTIRDWSVWNEDCGFIRGTSGEREVSLSTGKGIVKALKNKGHSVIGIDFQPDQIKEILKLDVDLVFIGLHGKYGEDGKIQGLLDMLEIPYVGSGVLASALAMDKAKSKQVFKLNGIKTANSKTYDIAKSFDKTTIAKDIRSQFSLPFVIKPNQEGSTLGLTIVKQEEQIEQALETAAKSDQVILVEEYVKGREVTVPVIGLPGEERALPVIEIIPKNEYYDFDSKYQPGGSQHIVPAELQESLTEQLMTEAVLAHQLLGCSIYSRVDFIINERNEPVILEVNTLPGMTPTSLFPDSAQVIGWSYDELIEKFVELSAKKKKQAL